In Dysidea avara chromosome 6, odDysAvar1.4, whole genome shotgun sequence, the genomic stretch ggagtaagtcacattttgtgttgagttagtctaataattgaagcatggtatactgtaacattaactaagctggagcattcaGTACTtttgacatgtagaaaaaatGCTCTGAAATAGTTCTttttccatccaaccagagaatcAACctacaaatgctgtaccacccaaacttggctgttgaacatacctgaaacttgaaagtgtttgtgaatcagaTGAGTCAGAAGCTGACTCTCTCAATTATGCCAATGTacaaactttgcctcggtaaatgtttttcctggctacgccacagGAAGTCCCTTAGTTACAGAATTATTCATTTGCATTGTGTAAAATTATTAACTGTTTATTTTAATGCATCAATAATTCTGCAGATTTGATCACAAGTGACCTTGATCAACTTATAGCTGCAGCCCCAGAATTTAACCCAGAATATGTAACATCCATCTATGAGCTTtctaacatgaattttgctacAAGCTTTAATTGTTTAATTGACAATCATGGAACCTTACATGCTGTATTGGAAATGATGAAAACAATGATGGAGTTTGATGACACAGGGTATTTGCCTAAAATTTACGTGAACAACACAATCGAAGATAATGTATCTGCGGCATTGCAGTTTTATAAAAGCCCCAGGCTTAATATTAGGAAAGGAATCGTCATAGAAATGTTAGCTGCTCCAGGCATTGATGTTGGAGGCATTAGAAGAGATTTTTTCTCTCGCGTGTACCAGAAGTTGTCAAGTGGATACATGGATTTCTTTGAGGGTGATGGTTCCCGTGTAAGACCAGTGTATACAGTGTCCTCCTTATCCTCTGGAATTTTAAAAACTATTGGAACTATGATTGGCCACAGTATAATAATGAGCAACATAGGCTTTCCTTTGTCACGTGTAATGTACTATTACATGTGTGGAGATCTAAATACAGCCATTATAAATTTGGAATTGGATGATGCTTCTGAAAAAGTATCGTATTATGTAAAAGAGGTGCGTGTAACTTGCACTACATATGTGTTACACTTCAGTGGATCTTCCATGTGCTAACCAAGCCTTAATTAAGCTAGTAATCAGCCTATATTTGAAAGAAAAATAAATCTGCCTGGTGTTAACACAGCATAAAATTATTTGCCAATGTGTACTGCAAAGTTGATGATTTGTAGAGGTGGCCTTTTTTTGGTAAAAATTAGCACAAACCAGTTCCACTGTGGTGTTATTAGGTAACTATGTACAAGCATTCATTTGTTCCTTCACTGATTACTATTATATTTGTACAGATAAGTAGTTCTAATAAGGAATTAAATCAACTCGTTGATTCTCAAGAGATGGAAGACTACCTGATAGAAAGTGGAGGAAGAGATATCCCTTTTAGAGTAAGTCTCATAGTCTAGCATTTGTACCACTAGTTATAATTCCATGTTttagttaagctacaaagaagaaATCTGCGAAATCATGCTGATATACGATGGATTAGTTAAAAGAAAAGCTTACTTAGATGCCATAATGGAAGGTTTGGACTCCTTCAAGATGAAGCGTGTAATGTGTTCCAACCCCAAAGTATTTGAACCTTTGTTTGTTGGTGAGCCAGTGTCATCAGCAAGGGTAAAGGAAGCAATAAAAACATTGACTCCACCTGGAGAAGATTCCATTAAACAAAGAATATTACATACAATCGGCATCTATTTGGATAGCTGTGATGAAAAAGGTATGCATATTATGTGAATACACAAATAAATGGATTGAAGTTATTGAGTTTAGGCTAATTATTTTTAAGGAAAACCAAAAACTTTCAGGGATTATTTTTTGAGTGAAGCAATGTTAGGGATAGTCCACAATTTTCAGCCTTTTTGCAAgtgtacaaagagtactctttttctaaccccccccccccccctcccccctcccaaagtgtactgtataaatgttgacacaCAGATGTAGTATATAACAGAACTAACACACGGATActttttaatattgcaaaattcatgtatggtgtttgttttgtcttttaggCATCTTATCATTTTGATGCTTTTGCATGTACTGCATTCAGTAAATGTCTGGTGGCCGACCATTATAATCTACTCTGTTCAAATGAAATAAGCAAAGTTTGAATTTTTAAAGAAGCATACTTGCGATTCTACTGTGACCCCCTTCCCTCCTAGCGTACGGTTTGTACGCTCACGGAATGGCTGAAAATTGTTGGCCATCCCTTAGCATTTGAGTTCTTACAACATTTGTTACAAACATGAGGAATGAGTTGGACTCACTCAATTTGTTAAATATGGAAGAAGTCATTCCTGCACATTTCTATGAATCCATCCTTGGTAGTCTCCTTCATAAAATACAGCCTCATCACTGATAGTGCTTTCTAGCCTCTAAAATATAGGAGATAGGTAACCTACACCCCTCTTAAATACCCTTAAACCAAAACTGAATCAGAAAGGTAAAAAATATGTGTGCCTTAAACAAACCACTGTAATTTTCAAACTATGGCTATACAATTtacattctacttgtgatgtaataaggattataATGGTATATTTACCCTTACAGTAAACCATGAGCAAAAATTTAAGTTACCTAAACACATACTCCCCAAAAGTTAGTGTGGGTTTAAGAGTTAAATTAAGCACTGTTGAAGGTATATTTCACTATAACATTTCATTCCTTGCTAGGattgctgaattttctactctaTTGTACGGGGAGCATGAGTTTAGATGAGGATAACACTATTTACATAGAGTTTACTGATAACCCTGACAAGGCGAGTGTCTCAGTGAACACGTGCAACAGGATTCTAACAGTGTCAACTCACATAAATCCAATTATTCTACTGAAAGAGGAATTGAATATACTAGTGAACGACAAGTCTAACACTCGGTTTACAATCACGTAACACATTGTTGTAAAACTAGTCGAACTACTATAATACCTACTGCTGTGAAACTACTCAAAATATTGTTGTTAAAGTATCTTAATCATTTTAAAACCCGTTAAACTACTGTTGTCTATATTGTTGTAACTGTTGTGTATTCCATTGTTGTAACAACTATTGTGTATCTTCGTTGTAAAATAACTAAAAAATAGTGTGAAAGTATGAAACAgtgtaatgtgtatagttgttgGTTGAAGCTAGCAATGAAAATTAGCAAATCTCACCACAtggcaaaaaatatatatttttttacagGTGTTGAGAGTGTTTTGATCCATTTAGATCCTCAAGGGTGCAGAGCAGACAGGCTGGTTGTGATAATCCCTATAACAAGGGATTATGCAATCAATTGCAAGTATATTGTGAGAGGTAGTGAGTGAGGTTTAGATAAAAGTAATGCAATGTTTACAAGGGTTCTGGGACACATTTGtcttgtatataatattatgtacatgaaTCACAA encodes the following:
- the LOC136258504 gene encoding uncharacterized protein, yielding MNFATSFNCLIDNHGTLHAVLEMMKTMMEFDDTGYLPKIYVNNTIEDNVSAALQFYKSPRLNIRKGIVIEMLAAPGIDVGGIRRDFFSRVYQKLSSGYMDFFEGDGSRVRPVYTVSSLSSGILKTIGTMIGHSIIMSNIGFPLSRVMYYYMCGDLNTAIINLELDDASEKVSYYVKEISSSNKELNQLVDSQEMEDYLIESGGRDIPFRLSYKEEICEIMLIYDGLVKRKAYLDAIMEGLDSFKMKRVMCSNPKVFEPLFVGEPVSSARVKEAIKTLTPPGEDSIKQRILHTIGIYLDSCDEKGLLNFLLYCTGSMSLDEDNTIYIEFTDNPDKASVSVNTCNRILTVSTHINPIILLKEELNILVNDKSNTRFTIT